One segment of Anopheles stephensi strain Indian chromosome 3, UCI_ANSTEP_V1.0, whole genome shotgun sequence DNA contains the following:
- the LOC118513290 gene encoding cuticle protein CP14.6-like: MFRFVFATALLVATVAAGPLDRVAYSHQQNPDAHAQIVSYENVLKDDGHYNWSYETSNGIAAHEEGLGAHNANGAFSYTGPDGVQYRVVYVADENGFQPQGAHLPTPPPTPEHVFKTLEQIRANPPKDQKDFSLEALDATIARLRQY, translated from the coding sequence ATGTTCCGCTTCGTGTTCGCTACCGCCCTGCTTGTGGCCACCGTTGCCGCCGGACCGCTCGATCGGGTGGCCTACTCGCACCAGCAAAACCCGGACGCTCACGCCCAGATCGTATCGTACGAGAATGTGCTGAAGGACGACGGTCACTACAACTGGAGCTACGAGACGAGCAACGGCATCGCTGCCCATGAGGAAGGTCTGGGAGCTCACAACGCCAACGGTGCCTTCTCGTACACCGGACCGGACGGTGTCCAGTACCGCGTCGTGTACGTTGCCGACGAGAACGGATTCCAGCCGCAGGGTGCTCATCTGCCGACCCCGCCACCGACGCCCGAGCACGTGTTCAAGACCCTGGAGCAGATCCGTGCCAACCCGCCCAAGGACCAGAAGGACTTCAGTCTGGAGGCGCTCGATGCCACCATCGCTCGGCTGCGACAGTACTAA